The Candidatus Nitrosocosmicus franklandus genome contains a region encoding:
- a CDS encoding spermidine synthase: MYPVLILKIRSSAFTILLILVFIGGLATMSLEFSVSRLLIPTFGSTIYTWGSLIGVVLLGLSGGYHIGGRLADNNPNFEKFCSIIFSSGLYILFIPLISSPVIEFTTGAIDILTNHDLDNYANNLNSLFATFILVIIPTLLLGMISPYAIKLATKSLDKLGNISGNLYSVSTIGSIVGTFLTVFVLIPLIPINYVLYSLGIVLLVTSIVKLKFFVKIMAAILLLIVCLSILYEDINTISLDFGNLHLHPGVLVYETETLYSHLDVIDNYNGINNRALFLNGYLHSIMDKSDPYTLESKYTKFFPLGLLMNENATKVLFIGGGGFSGPKYFLQNYPEISVDVVEIDPKIVEVAKDYFFLDEFNPKLNIYIQDAREFLNKHSGSYDVIILDAFSKSYVPFHLMTLEFYKLLSDKLTNSGVIISNHIGSTDETQATSDLYRANLKTFLEVFPKVFVFLTDHYKSLQNIIIAAVKTGQYDGYSMPDKLEIANMQESNTKVINEINYQDYVLEGNEISKNDVPILTDQYAPVENLLNPISGKPYSIEEQNNSKTTSFVDERIRNPSTSTSATVTVSIPIILITILAVMWIISIRKIWIIKST; this comes from the coding sequence ATGTACCCAGTATTGATATTAAAGATTCGATCATCTGCATTTACAATACTTTTGATACTTGTATTTATAGGTGGGCTTGCAACAATGTCTTTGGAGTTTTCCGTTAGCAGGCTATTAATTCCCACTTTTGGAAGCACAATATACACTTGGGGCAGCTTAATCGGAGTAGTTTTGCTTGGACTTAGCGGCGGGTACCACATTGGAGGAAGGCTTGCAGACAATAATCCAAATTTTGAAAAATTTTGCTCAATTATTTTCTCGTCCGGGTTGTATATTCTCTTCATTCCATTAATTTCTTCTCCAGTTATTGAATTTACTACAGGAGCAATCGATATCCTGACCAATCATGATCTCGATAACTATGCAAACAATCTCAATTCGTTGTTTGCTACATTTATTCTCGTTATAATCCCAACTCTCTTGCTTGGTATGATCTCGCCTTATGCAATAAAGCTTGCCACTAAATCTCTCGATAAGCTGGGAAATATTTCTGGAAATCTATATTCGGTTTCAACAATCGGAAGCATAGTTGGTACGTTTCTTACAGTTTTTGTTCTAATTCCGCTAATACCAATCAATTACGTGTTGTATAGTTTAGGCATCGTGTTGTTGGTAACATCCATAGTTAAATTAAAATTCTTTGTTAAAATAATGGCTGCAATACTTTTGCTGATAGTATGTTTGTCGATATTATATGAAGATATAAATACCATATCATTAGACTTTGGAAACTTACATCTTCACCCAGGTGTTCTTGTATATGAAACAGAAACCCTGTATAGTCATTTAGATGTAATTGACAATTACAATGGAATAAATAATAGAGCACTGTTTTTGAACGGGTATCTTCATAGTATAATGGATAAATCGGATCCCTATACCCTTGAAAGCAAGTATACAAAATTTTTTCCTTTAGGGCTATTAATGAACGAAAATGCCACCAAGGTATTATTCATAGGAGGAGGAGGATTTTCAGGTCCAAAATACTTTCTTCAAAATTATCCCGAAATTTCAGTAGATGTCGTAGAAATAGATCCAAAGATAGTAGAGGTTGCCAAAGATTATTTCTTTTTGGACGAATTTAATCCCAAGTTAAATATCTATATCCAAGATGCTCGAGAATTTTTAAATAAACATTCAGGAAGTTATGATGTTATAATTCTGGATGCATTCTCAAAGAGTTATGTTCCCTTTCATTTGATGACGTTAGAATTTTACAAGCTATTGTCGGACAAACTGACAAATAGCGGTGTGATTATATCGAATCATATCGGTTCAACAGATGAAACTCAAGCAACATCTGATTTATATCGAGCAAACCTAAAGACATTTTTAGAAGTTTTCCCTAAGGTATTTGTCTTTTTAACTGATCATTATAAATCCCTGCAGAACATCATAATTGCAGCAGTTAAAACAGGACAATATGATGGATACAGCATGCCAGACAAATTAGAGATAGCTAATATGCAAGAATCAAACACCAAAGTAATAAACGAAATAAATTACCAAGACTATGTTCTTGAAGGTAATGAGATAAGCAAGAATGACGTTCCTATACTAACAGATCAGTATGCACCAGTAGAAAATTTGCTCAATCCCATTTCTGGCAAGCCGTATAGTATCGAAGAACAAAATAACTCAAAAACAACATCTTTTGTAGATGAACGGATCCGCAATCCCAGCACCAGCACCAGCGCCACAGTGACTGTTTCTATACCAATTATTTTAATTACCATCTTAGCTGTAATGTGGATAATTTCAATAAGGAAAATTTGGATAATCAAAAGTACATAA
- a CDS encoding PQQ-dependent sugar dehydrogenase yields the protein MKRFVAIISVTIFTILFVVAAVVDVLTNFNYSSIIKLFMIPLQSNDSIEINPNYENRIEVKLIAEGLSHPTSMTFVDNNTLLVTEKDSGNVRLISNGTLQKEPIYTINNISIEEERGLLGIAAAMDKSVPNDRIPFGNTNVHINRSQNTFINASTSLVTNSTNEILYKVYLYVTEKTVSQFKNDKTTNTDQDNTYTIQNRVYEYDWLGPGQGNLSNPKLLLELPSGPTPYHNGGKMHFDRQGYLYIVIGDLATINNTLQNYPSGKNKSITVPNNSSVIFRINPLGESLIPTDNPFYSYFHNDTILDSAKFYYSYGIRNGFGLDTDPVTGKLWNTENGENNYDEINLVEPGLNSGWYKIMGPISRNNNTLIADLIMLNGSHYSDPEFSWRIPVGVTDIEFLESSKLGKDLENDIFAGDINNGNLYLFKVNSTRSGIDIHKGLLAGEKENEKGLQDLVADNQKEREKIIFAKNFEGRITDIETGPDGNLYILTYFDGRIYRISAAEN from the coding sequence ATGAAGAGATTTGTCGCGATCATATCTGTAACCATATTCACCATACTTTTTGTTGTTGCTGCTGTTGTTGATGTTTTAACTAATTTCAATTATTCGAGTATTATTAAATTATTTATGATACCTTTACAGAGCAATGATTCTATAGAAATAAATCCCAATTACGAAAATAGGATTGAGGTAAAACTGATTGCAGAAGGTTTATCACATCCTACAAGTATGACTTTTGTAGATAATAACACTTTATTAGTAACAGAAAAAGATAGTGGAAATGTTCGTCTAATATCAAATGGCACATTACAGAAAGAGCCCATTTATACTATAAACAACATATCAATTGAAGAAGAAAGGGGACTGCTAGGAATTGCAGCTGCCATGGACAAGTCTGTGCCCAATGACAGGATTCCATTTGGGAACACGAACGTTCACATCAATAGATCGCAGAATACTTTCATAAACGCCTCTACATCATTGGTAACTAATTCCACCAATGAAATTCTCTATAAAGTATATTTATATGTCACAGAAAAAACAGTTTCACAATTCAAGAATGATAAAACCACCAACACTGATCAGGATAATACCTATACCATCCAGAATAGAGTTTATGAATATGATTGGCTTGGTCCAGGTCAAGGCAATTTATCTAATCCCAAGCTTTTGTTAGAATTACCAAGTGGACCTACCCCATATCATAATGGTGGAAAAATGCATTTTGATAGACAAGGATATCTGTATATAGTTATTGGAGACCTAGCCACCATAAACAATACATTACAAAATTATCCAAGTGGAAAAAATAAATCAATTACCGTTCCTAATAATTCATCTGTTATATTCCGAATTAATCCTTTAGGCGAATCATTGATCCCTACAGACAATCCGTTTTACTCATATTTTCATAATGACACCATTCTAGATTCGGCAAAATTCTATTATTCATATGGAATTAGAAATGGTTTCGGTTTGGACACTGATCCGGTAACAGGGAAATTATGGAATACTGAAAATGGTGAGAACAACTATGATGAAATTAACCTTGTTGAACCAGGATTAAACAGTGGGTGGTACAAGATAATGGGTCCAATAAGCAGAAACAACAATACTCTAATCGCTGATTTGATCATGTTGAATGGTTCACATTATTCAGATCCCGAATTTAGTTGGCGTATTCCAGTCGGTGTGACCGACATTGAGTTTTTAGAATCCTCAAAGCTTGGCAAAGATTTGGAGAATGATATATTTGCAGGAGACATTAATAATGGAAATTTGTATCTATTTAAAGTAAATTCAACCAGATCGGGTATTGACATACATAAAGGCTTGTTAGCAGGTGAAAAAGAAAATGAAAAGGGACTACAGGATTTAGTAGCAGATAATCAGAAAGAACGAGAAAAAATCATTTTTGCAAAGAATTTTGAAGGAAGAATTACGGACATAGAAACGGGACCGGATGGAAATCTATATATACTGACATACTTTGATGGCAGAATATATAGAATATCTGCTGCGGAAAATTAA
- a CDS encoding flavin reductase family protein, producing the protein MTEIDVAKMTSSSRYAVLTSLVVPRPIAFVTTINEDGVVNAAPFSYFNLMGNDPPVVAIGIGKDESRKYGLKDTGYNIQKTREFVINMVNEDIIEKVNLTAIDFPPEVDESEIAGLTKLPSAKVKPPRIKESASNFECRHLSTIEIGNVRVVIGEIIYLHLDEQYVTFQDGDHHILTELILPVGRMHGKDFYTRSAASLFRIARQSYNEWKNNLGKKI; encoded by the coding sequence ATGACCGAAATTGACGTTGCTAAGATGACTTCTTCTAGCCGATATGCTGTCCTTACTTCTTTAGTGGTCCCTCGACCTATCGCATTCGTGACCACTATTAATGAGGATGGTGTAGTAAATGCGGCCCCATTTTCATACTTTAACTTGATGGGAAATGATCCTCCTGTAGTAGCTATCGGAATTGGAAAAGATGAATCGCGCAAATATGGATTAAAAGATACTGGATATAATATCCAAAAAACAAGAGAATTCGTAATAAATATGGTAAATGAAGATATAATAGAAAAGGTAAATCTTACTGCTATTGACTTTCCTCCAGAGGTAGATGAATCTGAGATTGCCGGATTGACGAAGTTGCCGTCTGCAAAGGTCAAGCCACCAAGAATTAAAGAATCAGCTTCAAATTTTGAATGTCGTCATTTAAGTACGATAGAAATAGGGAATGTTAGAGTAGTGATAGGGGAAATAATCTATTTACATCTTGATGAACAATATGTGACCTTTCAAGATGGTGATCACCATATTCTTACTGAGCTTATTCTGCCGGTGGGAAGGATGCATGGTAAAGACTTTTACACGCGTTCTGCAGCCAGTCTTTTTAGAATTGCTAGACAAAGTTACAACGAATGGAAAAATAATCTGGGTAAGAAAATTTAG
- a CDS encoding Rieske 2Fe-2S domain-containing protein, translating to MATTGENWYELGFVDDYKGVNLREIKIDNKLTIALSYHNGKFGAISNTCNHVGGPLGKGSLDDDGDYIICPWHNWKFHRVTGLGEPGFEDDRVPQYRLKIENNKLYIDLNPVTTRHKKPHPPHLLSRDNTRKDGPIRIVGISTTVMDKAYPRYSTSEKLLKIALDHAKTELKCETMLIKLNELHFRSCEGYYSKSAKACTWPCSITQMDSSDQLDKVYEALVHWADVILVSTPIRWGAASSLYYKMAERLNCIQNQITIRNKILIKNKVASFIITGGQDNVQDVAGHMLGFFAELGFLFPPFPYIAHSRGWSAEDMENNMTDVENSSDLKDAAKDLVRRCKEMAEILVVTDLFKRKVVLSGRKARKIELGKKK from the coding sequence ATGGCTACTACTGGTGAGAATTGGTATGAACTTGGATTTGTTGATGATTATAAAGGTGTTAATCTCAGAGAAATAAAGATAGATAACAAACTAACTATTGCCCTATCATACCATAATGGAAAATTCGGAGCTATTTCTAATACTTGCAATCACGTAGGGGGTCCCCTTGGAAAAGGTAGCTTGGATGATGATGGCGATTATATCATTTGTCCTTGGCATAACTGGAAATTCCATCGGGTTACGGGTTTGGGAGAACCCGGATTTGAGGACGATCGAGTTCCTCAATATCGTCTCAAAATAGAGAACAATAAATTGTATATTGATCTTAACCCCGTTACTACAAGGCATAAAAAACCACATCCGCCTCATCTACTTTCTAGAGATAATACCCGTAAAGATGGTCCCATACGGATTGTCGGAATTTCTACCACGGTCATGGATAAAGCCTATCCTAGATATTCTACATCTGAGAAACTACTTAAAATTGCCTTAGATCATGCAAAGACTGAATTAAAATGTGAGACTATGTTAATTAAGTTGAATGAATTGCATTTTAGAAGTTGCGAGGGGTATTATTCTAAAAGCGCCAAAGCATGTACTTGGCCCTGCTCTATAACTCAAATGGATTCAAGCGATCAACTGGATAAGGTCTATGAAGCATTAGTACACTGGGCAGATGTCATATTAGTGTCCACCCCTATCAGATGGGGAGCAGCCAGCTCCCTGTATTACAAAATGGCAGAACGACTTAACTGTATTCAAAACCAGATTACGATTAGAAATAAAATCCTTATCAAAAATAAGGTGGCGTCGTTTATCATAACCGGAGGACAGGATAATGTTCAAGATGTTGCTGGGCATATGCTAGGATTTTTTGCAGAACTTGGGTTTTTGTTTCCCCCTTTTCCTTATATTGCGCACTCTAGGGGCTGGTCAGCTGAAGATATGGAAAACAATATGACAGACGTTGAAAATAGCAGTGACCTAAAGGATGCTGCCAAGGATTTAGTTAGAAGATGTAAAGAGATGGCTGAAATTCTTGTTGTGACTGATCTTTTCAAACGAAAAGTTGTTCTATCAGGAAGAAAGGCAAGAAAAATAGAACTGGGCAAGAAAAAATAG
- a CDS encoding SPL family radical SAM protein: MELWYNKNSAPTFDIKTSKSILHHFIFGNYKGHTLNVYQGCQHRCGYCYATYEWSPEFYDKIYAKNNAPELLENEIKNWRSGTIDPVMISSATDAYQPAELKYELTRKCIKVLQKYNIPYYVFTKSTLISRDLELHERYKSNCFIVWSITTHDESIRRCIEPGTPPASAMFKTIKNFGNRGIRTAVNIDPIIPLITDSLENIDMIITSCKTAGVKNVYGAFLRIRFDIWQRMKSIFKLLSKESDLLIQHYKKLYNFTEPIRYNYNLNIDKNYEARFLRIVDKKVRENGMSIGFPGLEGISYDKRTKFKNVDKNQLALTDYI, translated from the coding sequence ATGGAGCTATGGTATAACAAAAACTCTGCACCAACATTTGATATAAAGACCAGCAAGAGCATTCTCCACCATTTTATTTTTGGAAATTATAAAGGCCACACTCTGAATGTTTATCAAGGATGTCAGCATCGATGTGGATATTGTTATGCTACGTATGAATGGTCTCCAGAGTTTTATGACAAAATTTACGCAAAAAACAATGCTCCAGAATTGTTGGAAAATGAAATTAAAAACTGGAGATCAGGAACTATCGACCCTGTCATGATATCGTCAGCTACAGATGCATATCAGCCAGCAGAATTAAAGTATGAGCTGACCAGAAAATGTATTAAAGTATTGCAAAAATACAACATACCCTATTATGTATTTACAAAATCGACATTGATTTCCAGGGATTTGGAACTTCATGAAAGGTACAAAAGTAATTGTTTTATTGTTTGGTCAATCACAACTCATGATGAAAGCATACGAAGATGCATAGAACCTGGAACTCCGCCAGCCTCTGCCATGTTTAAAACAATAAAGAACTTTGGAAATAGAGGCATACGAACTGCGGTAAATATTGATCCAATTATTCCTTTAATTACAGACTCTTTAGAAAATATTGACATGATTATAACTAGTTGTAAGACAGCAGGTGTCAAAAATGTGTATGGGGCCTTTTTAAGAATCAGATTTGATATATGGCAAAGAATGAAAAGCATTTTCAAATTGCTAAGCAAAGAATCAGATTTGTTGATTCAGCATTACAAAAAACTGTATAACTTTACAGAACCGATACGGTATAATTATAACTTAAATATAGACAAAAATTATGAGGCCAGGTTTTTACGCATAGTTGATAAAAAGGTTCGCGAAAACGGAATGTCGATTGGTTTTCCTGGTCTTGAAGGTATTAGTTATGACAAGAGAACTAAATTCAAAAATGTCGATAAAAATCAACTTGCACTGACCGACTACATCTAG